A single genomic interval of Phocoenobacter uteri harbors:
- the yhbY gene encoding ribosome assembly RNA-binding protein YhbY, whose amino-acid sequence MSVVLTTKQKQYLKGLAHHLSPVVMLGGNGLTEGVLAEIDNALNHHELIKVKVAGADRDTKKLIIDAIVRETKATNVQTIGHILVLYRESDDKKIVLPKAKKTVQK is encoded by the coding sequence ATGTCAGTTGTATTAACTACAAAGCAAAAGCAATATTTAAAAGGTCTTGCTCATCATTTAAGCCCAGTTGTTATGTTGGGTGGAAATGGTTTAACAGAAGGTGTATTAGCAGAAATTGATAATGCACTTAACCATCATGAACTTATTAAAGTGAAAGTCGCGGGAGCAGATCGTGATACGAAAAAATTGATTATTGATGCGATCGTGCGTGAAACAAAGGCAACAAACGTGCAAACAATCGGTCATATTTTAGTTTTATACCGTGAGAGCGATGATAAAAAAATCGTTTTACCAAAAGCGAAGAAAACAGTTCAAAAATAG
- a CDS encoding aromatic amino acid transporter: MKNNTFGSALIVAGTTIGAGMLAMPLTSAEMGFTYTLILLFLLWGLLSYSGLLFVEVYQKAPRTNAGIATLAEQYFGMAGRVLSTIALVVFMYAIIAAYISGGGSLLSGLLPFLGDNATSVAIIVFTIILGLFVSIGTKSVDLLTRILFIIKLVAFFFVLLMMLPKVTTANLGAMPLKDFVIISASPVFFTSFGFHVVIPSLNRYLEGNIKRLRASILIGTGIPLIAYILWQMATHGTLSQTEFVHILSDDPTLNGLVNATKHITGSSFIGEAVRIFSTLALVTSFLGVALSLLHCLDDLLKRVNITAGQTVLSLLTFIPPLIFALFYPEGFIMALGYAGQMFTFYGLILPIGMVWRMRKLYPELPYRVFGGNITLVFALISGLIIMSVPMLIQAGYLPKVVG, encoded by the coding sequence ATGAAGAATAATACCTTTGGGAGTGCGTTAATTGTTGCGGGAACAACAATTGGTGCGGGAATGTTAGCAATGCCACTCACATCGGCTGAAATGGGATTTACTTATACTCTTATTTTACTTTTTTTACTATGGGGATTACTCTCTTATAGCGGTTTACTTTTTGTTGAAGTTTACCAAAAAGCTCCGCGTACCAATGCGGGTATTGCAACCTTAGCAGAGCAATATTTTGGTATGGCAGGCAGAGTACTTTCAACTATTGCATTAGTCGTATTTATGTATGCAATTATCGCTGCATACATTTCAGGTGGTGGCTCACTACTTTCTGGTTTGTTACCTTTTTTAGGCGATAACGCAACCTCTGTAGCAATTATTGTTTTCACAATTATATTGGGATTATTTGTTAGTATCGGCACAAAAAGTGTTGATTTATTAACTCGCATCTTATTCATTATCAAATTAGTCGCATTTTTCTTTGTTTTATTGATGATGTTGCCAAAAGTTACAACAGCTAATTTAGGAGCAATGCCATTAAAAGATTTTGTCATTATTTCTGCAAGCCCTGTATTTTTTACATCATTCGGTTTCCACGTTGTTATTCCAAGCTTAAATCGTTATTTAGAAGGGAATATCAAACGCTTGCGTGCTTCCATTTTAATTGGAACAGGTATTCCTTTAATCGCTTATATTTTGTGGCAAATGGCAACTCACGGCACATTAAGTCAAACTGAGTTTGTACATATTTTATCAGACGACCCAACATTAAATGGTTTAGTGAATGCAACCAAACATATCACAGGTAGTAGTTTCATCGGTGAAGCAGTACGAATTTTCTCAACATTAGCATTAGTCACGTCATTCTTAGGTGTAGCATTAAGTTTATTACACTGTTTAGATGATTTATTAAAACGTGTGAATATTACTGCAGGACAAACGGTATTGAGTTTATTAACTTTCATTCCACCGTTAATTTTTGCGTTATTCTATCCTGAAGGCTTCATTATGGCACTAGGTTACGCAGGTCAAATGTTTACTTTTTATGGCTTGATTTTACCGATTGGAATGGTGTGGAGAATGAGAAAATTATACCCTGAATTACCTTACCGTGTATTCGGTGGCAACATCACATTAGTATTCGCATTGATCTCAGGGCTTATCATAATGAGCGTACCAATGTTAATCCAAGCGGGATACTTACCAAAAGTCGTTGGATAA
- the queA gene encoding tRNA preQ1(34) S-adenosylmethionine ribosyltransferase-isomerase QueA, with translation MLLSDFHFDLPNELIARYPTKQRSASRLLYVNGETGQYQDQQFTHILEHINEGDLLIFNNTRVIPARLYGKKLSGGKLEVLVERVLDEHRCLAHIRCSKSPKEGATIILGEDKLGEGNGFKATMVTRHETLFELRFEEQQPLFELLERAGHMPLPPYIDRPDEDTDQERYQTVYSKELGAVAAPTAGLHFDDEMLQKLAEKGVQTAFVTLHVGAGTFQPVRVETIEDHKMHAEYAQVSQEVVDKILATKANGKRVIAVGTTSVRSVESAAQQAELGEQLIAPFFSDTSIFIYPGKSFRVIDALLTNFHLPESTLIMLVSAFAGYSNCMQAYQHAVAEKYRFFSYGDAMFIDKNPNALNDVPSK, from the coding sequence GTGTTACTTTCGGATTTTCATTTTGATTTACCCAACGAGTTAATTGCTCGTTACCCAACTAAACAACGCTCAGCTAGTCGCTTACTCTATGTTAATGGCGAAACAGGGCAATATCAAGATCAGCAATTTACGCATATTTTAGAGCATATCAATGAGGGCGATTTACTAATTTTTAATAATACTCGTGTTATCCCTGCTCGTTTATACGGTAAAAAATTAAGTGGTGGAAAATTAGAAGTACTTGTAGAGCGTGTGCTTGATGAACACCGCTGCCTTGCTCATATTCGTTGTTCAAAATCTCCAAAAGAAGGGGCAACAATTATTCTTGGTGAAGATAAGTTGGGCGAAGGAAACGGATTTAAAGCGACAATGGTTACTCGCCACGAAACCTTATTTGAACTTCGTTTTGAGGAACAACAACCATTATTTGAATTATTAGAACGTGCTGGACATATGCCGTTACCACCTTATATTGATCGCCCAGATGAAGATACCGATCAAGAGCGTTATCAAACAGTATATAGCAAAGAATTGGGCGCAGTCGCTGCCCCAACCGCAGGGTTACACTTTGATGATGAGATGCTACAAAAACTAGCGGAAAAAGGTGTACAAACTGCTTTTGTAACGCTCCACGTTGGAGCTGGTACGTTCCAACCTGTACGAGTAGAAACTATTGAAGATCACAAAATGCACGCTGAGTATGCCCAAGTAAGCCAAGAGGTGGTAGATAAAATCCTTGCAACAAAAGCAAATGGAAAACGTGTAATTGCGGTTGGAACAACCTCTGTTCGTTCTGTTGAAAGTGCTGCACAACAAGCAGAATTAGGCGAGCAACTTATTGCACCATTCTTCTCAGATACTTCAATTTTTATTTATCCAGGAAAGTCATTCCGAGTGATTGACGCATTGCTCACTAACTTCCACTTGCCTGAGTCAACCTTAATTATGCTTGTTTCCGCTTTTGCTGGTTACTCAAATTGTATGCAAGCCTATCAGCACGCTGTTGCTGAAAAGTACCGTTTTTTCAGTTATGGCGATGCGATGTTTATTGATAAAAATCCAAATGCACTTAACGATGTTCCGTCAAAATAG
- the ybeY gene encoding rRNA maturation RNase YbeY, giving the protein MNTPIIDLQIATEDETNLPTLEQFSYWMQQALSIEAQTADFAETEITIRIVDEVESHELNLTYRGKDKSTNVLSFPFEVPEGVQLPLLGDLVICRQVVEQEAKEQQISLESHWAHLTVHGTLHLLGYDHIVAEEAEEMESLEAKIMQAMGFDDPYLCEK; this is encoded by the coding sequence ATGAATACACCGATAATTGATTTACAAATTGCCACAGAAGACGAGACGAATTTGCCAACGCTGGAACAATTTAGCTACTGGATGCAACAAGCACTCAGTATTGAAGCTCAAACAGCGGATTTTGCAGAAACGGAAATCACAATCCGTATTGTTGATGAAGTAGAAAGCCACGAATTAAATTTAACTTATCGTGGCAAAGATAAATCAACCAACGTGCTTTCGTTCCCTTTTGAAGTACCAGAAGGTGTACAATTACCTCTTCTTGGTGATTTAGTCATTTGTCGCCAAGTAGTTGAACAAGAAGCCAAAGAGCAACAAATCTCATTAGAATCTCACTGGGCACATTTAACGGTTCACGGTACGTTGCACCTTCTTGGTTATGATCATATAGTTGCTGAAGAAGCTGAAGAAATGGAAAGTTTAGAAGCTAAAATTATGCAAGCGATGGGATTTGACGATCCTTACTTATGTGAGAAATAA